A window from Balaenoptera musculus isolate JJ_BM4_2016_0621 chromosome 8, mBalMus1.pri.v3, whole genome shotgun sequence encodes these proteins:
- the TPBGL gene encoding trophoblast glycoprotein-like: MAPRAGQPEHWGPLLPGLLLVAAALSRPAAPCPFQCYCFGGPKLMLRCASGAELRQPPRDVPPDARNLTIVGANLTVLRAAAFAGGDADGEEAEAEAAGGVRLPLLTALRLTHNNIEMVEDGAFDGLPSLAALDLSHNPLRALGGDAFRGLPALRSLQLNHALARGGPALLAALDAALAPLDELRLLGLSGNALSRLPSAALRRPRLEQLDARLNALAGLGPDELRALERDGDLPAPRLLLADNPLRCGCAARPLLAWLRNATERVPDARRLRCASPRALYDRPFLDLDEAGLRCAEGDADGRGEEVELAGPELEASYVFFGLVLALIGLIFLMVLYLNRRGIQRWMRNLREACRDQMEGYHYRYEQDADPRRAPAPAAPAGSGATSPGSGL; this comes from the coding sequence ATGGCCCCGCGCGCGGGACAGCCGGAGCACTGGGGCCCGCTGCTGCCGGGGCTGCTGCTCGTGGCGGCGGCGCTGAGCCGACCCGCCGCGCCCTGTCCCTTCCAGTGCTACTGCTTCGGCGGCCCCAAGCTGATGTTGCGCTGCGCGTCGGGCGCCGAGCTCCGGCAGCCGCCGCGGGACGTGCCACCCGACGCGCGCAACCTCACCATCGTGGGCGCCAACCTGACTGTGCTGCGCGCGGCCGCCTTCGCCGGCGGGGACGCGGACGGggaggaggcggaggcggaggcggcggGCGGCGTGCGCCTGCCGCTCCTGACCGCTCTGCGCCTCACGCACAACAACATCGAGATGGTGGAGGACGGCGCCTTCGACGGGCTGCCCAGCCTGGCGGCGCTCGACCTGAGCCACAACCCGCTGCGCGCCCTGGGCGGCGACGCCTTCCGCGGGCTGCCCGCGCTGCGCTCGCTGCAGCTTAACCACGCGCTGGCGCGGGGCGGCCCCGCGCTGTTGGCCGCGCTGGACGCCGCGCTCGCCCCGCTCGACGAGCTGCGCCTCCTGGGCCTGTCGGGCAACGCGCTTAGCCGCTTGCCGTCCGCCGCGCTGCGCCGGCCGCGCCTGGAGCAGCTGGACGCGCGCCTCAACGCGTTGGCCGGCCTGGGCCCCGACGAGCTGCGCGCGCTCGAGCGCGATGGCGACCTCCCCGCGCCGCGCCTGCTGCTCGCCGACAACCCCCTGCGTTGCGGCTGCGCTGCGCGCCCCCTGCTGGCCTGGCTGCGCAACGCCACGGAGCGCGTACCCGACGCGCGGCGCCTACGCTGCGCCTCCCCGCGAGCGCTGTACGACCGGCCTTTCCTGGACCTGGACGAGGCGGGGCTGCGCTGCGCCGAAGGCGACGCCGACGGTCGCGGGGAAGAAGTGGAACTTGCCGGCCCAGAGCTGGAAGCCTCCTACGTCTTCTTCGGGCTGGTTCTGGCGCTCATCGGCCTCATCTTCCTAATGGTGCTCTACCTAAACCGCCGTGGCATCCAGCGCTGGATGCGCAACTTGCGCGAGGCGTGCCGGGACCAGATGGAGGGCTACCACTACCGCTACGAGCAGGACGCAGACCCGCGCCGCGCTCCCGCCCCGGCCGCCCCCGCCGGTTCTGGGGCCACTTCCCCCGGTTCGGGCCTCTGA